Proteins from one Rosa chinensis cultivar Old Blush chromosome 7, RchiOBHm-V2, whole genome shotgun sequence genomic window:
- the LOC112180613 gene encoding LIM domain-containing protein WLIM1, whose product MATFAGTTQKCKACEKTVYLVDQLTADNKVYHKACFRCHHCKGTLKLSNYSSFEGVLYCKPHFDQLFKMTGSLDKSFEGNPKTVRDRSADQVNSKVSSMFAGTQEKCVACKKTVYPTEKVGVDGTSYHKACFRCTHGGCVISPSNYVAHEHRLYCKHHHNQLFKQKGNFSQLDKHEEAKEVTENTVAE is encoded by the exons ATGGCAACATTTGCAGGGACGACCCAGAAGTGTAAGGCATGTGAGAAGACTGTGTACTTGGTTGATCAGCTCACTGCTGACAACAAAGTCTACCACAAGGCTTGTTTCAGATGCCACCACTGCAAAGGAACCCTCAAG CTTAGTAATTATTCCTCGTTCGAGGGTGTTTTATATTGTAAGCCTCACTTTGATCAGCTATTTAAGATGACTGGCAGCTTGGATAAAAGTTTTGAAG GTAACCCGAAAACTGTGAGAGACAGGTCTGCTGATCAG GTCAATAGCAAAGTTTCCAGTATGTTTGCTGGAACTCAAGAAAAGTGTGTTGCTTGCAAGAAAACAGTTTACCCAACTGAAAAG GTGGGAGTTGATGGAACATCATACCATAAGGCTTGTTTCAGGTGCACCCATGGCGGCTGTGTGATCAGTCCATCAAACTATGTAGCTCACGAGCACCGTCTATATTGTAAGCATCACCATAACCAGCTATTCAAGCAGAAGGGAAACTTCAGCCAACTTGACAAGCATGAAGAAGCTAAAGAGGTGACTGAGAACACAGTGGCGGAGTAA